Proteins co-encoded in one Vampirovibrio chlorellavorus genomic window:
- a CDS encoding ribonuclease HII, translating to MPSTPPKSQSPKKRNALPGKRQSQLSRLLKFDQALLKQRSSACHLIGLDEVGRGSLISSVVGGAVCLPRQLTPSQKRLLHWLNDSKKLTPALRAELSEGIHSFCWTGIGEASLEEIQTLNIHYASLLSLYRALEQLCRQAGLSLEQQDLLVIMDGRATIPDLPADMQAAIVKGDGSSAAIAAASVIAKHHRDRDIQRLAEQYPGYGWEVNMGYPTPAHLAGIETLGVTSLHRKNFKKVHQQLALALNA from the coding sequence ATGCCCAGCACACCCCCAAAGAGCCAGAGTCCGAAGAAGCGGAATGCCCTCCCCGGCAAACGCCAGAGCCAGCTGAGCCGCCTGCTGAAATTTGATCAGGCGCTTTTAAAGCAGCGTTCCTCGGCGTGTCACCTGATCGGTCTGGATGAAGTCGGTCGGGGCAGCCTGATTAGCAGCGTGGTCGGGGGAGCCGTCTGCCTGCCCCGCCAATTAACGCCCAGCCAAAAAAGGCTGCTGCATTGGCTCAATGACTCCAAGAAACTAACCCCCGCCCTGCGGGCCGAACTTTCAGAGGGCATCCACAGCTTTTGCTGGACGGGCATTGGTGAGGCCAGCCTGGAGGAAATCCAGACGCTGAACATTCACTATGCCTCCTTGTTATCGCTATACCGGGCTTTGGAACAACTATGCCGCCAAGCAGGTCTGTCCCTTGAGCAGCAGGATTTATTGGTCATCATGGACGGACGGGCCACCATCCCGGATCTGCCTGCCGATATGCAAGCCGCCATTGTCAAAGGGGACGGGTCCTCCGCGGCCATTGCCGCCGCTTCGGTCATAGCCAAGCACCATCGGGATCGGGACATTCAACGTCTGGCCGAGCAATATCCCGGCTACGGCTGGGAAGTCAACATGGGTTACCCCACCCCAGCTCATCTGGCGGGCATAGAGACACTGGGTGTGACCTCGCTTCATCGCAAAAATTTCAAAAAAGTGCATCAACAACTGGCCCTGGCCCTGAACGCTTGA
- the ylqF gene encoding ribosome biogenesis GTPase YlqF, whose translation MQQSDVITPKIQWYPGHIAKYERKLSELLKLVDVVVEVLDARLPVASVNHRLEATIRNKPTLIILNKSDLADPVQNKRWQKALAGENRRVMLYDAKGGQAKAQLIQHVLALGEAAMQKLVARGRKRRPVRVLVAGMPNVGKSTLINSIVGQKKTKTGHRAGVTRDTQWVRIHPEVELMDSPGVIPPQLDSDEAGALLATVSSIGDAAFDEEEIARFLIETIDRLYPGQLARYFKLADGEAPTLENMALARHYKLSGDQPDLLRTAQALLTEFRHARPGRITLEHAQHTPKEPESEEAECPPRQTPEPAEPPAEI comes from the coding sequence ATGCAACAGTCGGACGTCATTACTCCTAAAATCCAGTGGTACCCTGGCCATATTGCCAAATACGAACGCAAGCTCAGCGAGCTTTTAAAATTGGTGGACGTGGTGGTCGAAGTTCTGGACGCCCGCTTGCCGGTGGCCTCCGTCAACCATCGGCTGGAAGCGACCATTCGCAACAAGCCCACCCTGATTATTCTGAATAAAAGCGATTTGGCGGATCCGGTGCAAAATAAGCGCTGGCAAAAAGCCCTGGCCGGAGAAAACCGACGGGTCATGCTCTATGATGCCAAGGGAGGGCAGGCCAAAGCCCAGCTCATTCAGCATGTACTGGCCCTGGGAGAGGCCGCCATGCAAAAGCTGGTGGCCCGGGGCCGCAAGCGTCGGCCCGTTCGGGTGCTGGTGGCCGGCATGCCCAACGTCGGCAAATCCACCCTGATCAACAGCATTGTGGGCCAGAAAAAAACCAAGACCGGACACCGGGCAGGGGTGACCCGAGACACCCAATGGGTTCGCATTCACCCCGAGGTGGAGCTGATGGACTCTCCGGGGGTCATTCCGCCCCAACTGGACTCGGATGAAGCCGGCGCCTTGCTGGCCACGGTCAGCTCCATTGGCGATGCGGCCTTTGATGAAGAAGAGATCGCCCGCTTTTTAATTGAAACCATCGACCGACTCTACCCCGGGCAATTGGCCCGTTACTTCAAGCTAGCGGACGGGGAAGCCCCGACCCTTGAAAATATGGCGTTGGCCCGGCATTATAAACTGAGTGGGGATCAGCCGGATTTACTGCGCACGGCCCAAGCCCTGCTCACCGAGTTTCGTCATGCCCGTCCGGGAAGGATCACCCTGGAACATGCCCAGCACACCCCCAAAGAGCCAGAGTCCGAAGAAGCGGAATGCCCTCCCCGGCAAACGCCAGAGCCAGCTGAGCCGCCTGCTGAAATTTGA
- the rplS gene encoding 50S ribosomal protein L19 — MTTELIKEIEKEYLKPEGELPALNPGDSVKVMVRIREGNKERLQGYEGVIIKLAGAGVSKTITVRRVFQGVGVERVFLLHSPKVESIKVLRRGDVRRAKLYYLRERTGKAARIREKTTQK, encoded by the coding sequence ATGACCACTGAGCTCATTAAAGAAATCGAAAAAGAGTATCTGAAACCGGAAGGCGAACTGCCTGCCCTGAATCCCGGCGACTCCGTCAAGGTAATGGTTCGCATTCGGGAAGGGAACAAAGAGCGTTTGCAGGGTTACGAAGGCGTCATCATCAAGTTGGCTGGCGCTGGCGTAAGCAAAACCATCACCGTGCGTCGTGTGTTCCAGGGTGTTGGCGTAGAGCGTGTGTTCTTGCTGCACTCTCCCAAAGTAGAAAGCATTAAAGTACTGCGCCGTGGCGATGTACGCCGCGCTAAATTGTACTACCTGCGCGAGCGCACTGGTAAAGCCGCCCGTATTCGTGAGAAAACCACCCAGAAATAA
- a CDS encoding M23 family metallopeptidase, translating into MPLSAQTKPSPVENPFSQVKPSVFVRQSTKTRGPQGQGEPLVCGGQAGHGGITRRRPGFLTAAVTTLATRGLIALMLFALLPLPWQQTVFQTLGLGRFHPSLQTVRVPLPVDYSHISSPYGQRWGRPHQGIDLAARAGLPIFAISDGTVTHSGWESGYGYSVVLDHGGDLQTRYAHCSQLLVPVGSRVMKGQPIAKVGSSGHSTGPHLHFEVLVKGLRKNPAWYYPFKESPQRYWLTVRKKIE; encoded by the coding sequence ATGCCCCTTTCAGCACAGACAAAGCCCAGCCCGGTGGAGAACCCTTTCTCGCAAGTCAAGCCATCCGTGTTTGTTCGGCAAAGCACAAAGACCCGTGGCCCTCAGGGGCAAGGGGAGCCTCTTGTTTGCGGTGGGCAGGCTGGCCATGGCGGGATTACCCGGCGACGGCCCGGCTTCCTGACGGCTGCTGTCACCACGCTGGCCACTCGTGGCCTGATCGCCCTGATGCTTTTTGCGCTGCTGCCCTTGCCCTGGCAGCAAACGGTGTTTCAGACCCTGGGGTTGGGACGCTTTCATCCGTCTTTACAGACGGTGCGGGTCCCCTTGCCCGTGGATTATTCCCATATTTCCTCACCCTATGGTCAGCGCTGGGGACGCCCCCATCAGGGGATTGATTTGGCCGCCCGGGCGGGTCTGCCAATTTTCGCCATTTCGGATGGTACGGTTACCCACAGCGGCTGGGAGTCTGGCTATGGGTACAGTGTGGTTCTGGATCACGGCGGCGACCTGCAGACCCGCTATGCCCATTGCTCCCAATTGTTGGTGCCGGTTGGTAGCAGGGTTATGAAAGGCCAGCCCATTGCCAAAGTGGGCTCATCGGGTCATTCCACCGGGCCGCATCTGCACTTTGAAGTGCTGGTGAAGGGCCTGCGCAAGAATCCAGCCTGGTATTATCCCTTTAAAGAGAGTCCCCAGCGTTATTGGCTGACCGTTCGCAAAAAAATAGAATAG
- a CDS encoding TerC family protein, with the protein MLELLQQPQTYVSLASLTLLEIVLGIDNIIFISILAGKLPQEQRNKARIAGLVLALAGRLGLLLSIAWLTKLTQPLLSLGGLALSGKDLVLLGGGLFLIVKSAQEIYDKVEGEHREGSTATPKSVTMASVIFQIILIDMVFSLDSIITAVGLVSQIPIMVTAVVISLIIMIIAAGSIGDFIDRHPSVKVLALSFLLMIGTLLVGEAFGAHIPKGYVYFSLAFSLFVEFINIRAHTRPPVTKIETQ; encoded by the coding sequence TTGCTAGAGCTACTGCAACAGCCCCAAACCTACGTCAGTCTGGCCAGTTTAACCCTGCTGGAAATTGTTCTGGGGATCGATAACATCATCTTCATCTCCATTCTGGCTGGCAAGCTCCCCCAAGAGCAGCGCAACAAGGCCCGAATAGCAGGACTGGTGCTGGCGTTGGCAGGACGACTGGGACTATTGCTGAGCATTGCCTGGCTAACCAAGCTCACCCAGCCTTTACTGAGCCTGGGTGGGCTTGCGTTGTCCGGTAAGGATCTGGTTTTACTGGGCGGAGGCTTGTTCCTGATTGTTAAAAGCGCTCAGGAAATTTATGATAAGGTGGAAGGCGAACATCGTGAGGGCAGTACCGCCACCCCCAAATCGGTGACCATGGCCAGCGTCATTTTCCAGATCATTTTGATCGATATGGTTTTCTCCCTGGACTCCATCATCACCGCCGTGGGTCTGGTCTCTCAAATTCCCATTATGGTTACCGCCGTTGTCATTTCGCTGATCATCATGATTATTGCCGCCGGGAGCATTGGTGATTTTATCGATCGGCACCCCTCAGTTAAAGTGCTGGCCCTCAGCTTTTTGCTGATGATCGGGACGCTGCTGGTTGGTGAAGCCTTCGGCGCCCATATTCCCAAGGGCTATGTGTACTTCTCACTGGCCTTCTCCCTGTTTGTGGAATTTATTAACATCCGGGCGCACACCCGCCCACCCGTTACAAAAATAGAGACCCAATAA
- a CDS encoding FKBP-type peptidyl-prolyl cis-trans isomerase codes for MRIEDVEVGDGTEAKRGNTVSVNYLGTLASNGRKFDSSYDRNQPFTFKLGSGQVIEGWEKGIVGMKEGGKRILTIPPEKAYGPNGYPPVIPANATLQFEVELVEVQ; via the coding sequence ATCCGGATTGAAGACGTGGAAGTGGGCGACGGCACGGAAGCAAAACGGGGCAACACCGTTTCGGTGAACTATCTGGGCACCCTGGCCTCCAACGGACGGAAATTTGACAGTTCCTACGACCGCAATCAACCCTTTACCTTCAAACTGGGTTCCGGTCAGGTGATTGAGGGCTGGGAAAAGGGGATTGTGGGCATGAAAGAAGGCGGCAAGCGCATTTTGACCATCCCTCCGGAGAAGGCCTACGGCCCCAACGGCTACCCCCCGGTTATTCCGGCCAACGCCACCCTGCAGTTTGAAGTCGAACTGGTTGAAGTGCAATAA
- a CDS encoding response regulator: MENVTSTKSQVIRLFIVEDYHLTRMGLMAVLGEFPQIQFIGEAESAEEGLSKLEQNCPDILLLDLGLPGMNGIDMAQEVRKRYPDVKIVILTSHSEEQEVIAALGAGANAYVLKDVKPERLVHIIETVQDGAVWLDPAIASLVLTLVNDPAALAQQKRQIHQAENPSMESDLTERELEVLQLIVEGKSNPEIAEQLCISIHTAKAHVGSILNKLCVNDRVQAAIKALKENIV, translated from the coding sequence ATGGAAAACGTCACGTCCACCAAATCCCAGGTAATCCGTCTCTTTATCGTGGAAGATTACCACCTGACACGCATGGGCCTGATGGCTGTGCTGGGAGAGTTCCCCCAAATTCAATTTATCGGGGAAGCCGAATCGGCAGAAGAAGGGTTGAGCAAACTGGAGCAGAACTGTCCGGACATTTTGCTGCTGGACCTGGGCCTACCGGGCATGAACGGCATTGACATGGCGCAAGAAGTGCGCAAACGCTACCCGGATGTGAAAATCGTCATCCTGACCTCTCACAGTGAGGAGCAGGAGGTCATTGCCGCCCTTGGGGCAGGGGCCAACGCCTATGTGCTGAAAGATGTTAAACCGGAACGGCTGGTTCATATAATTGAAACCGTTCAGGACGGGGCCGTGTGGCTGGATCCGGCCATCGCATCACTGGTGCTGACGCTGGTGAACGACCCTGCCGCCCTGGCCCAGCAAAAACGGCAAATCCACCAGGCCGAGAACCCTTCTATGGAATCCGACCTGACCGAACGGGAACTGGAAGTGCTGCAGCTGATTGTAGAGGGTAAAAGCAATCCGGAAATCGCGGAACAACTGTGCATCAGCATCCACACCGCCAAAGCCCACGTGGGCAGTATTTTAAACAAACTGTGCGTCAACGATCGCGTGCAGGCGGCCATTAAGGCCTTGAAGGAAAACATTGTATAA